The nucleotide window ACCATTGTTTGTTGCTAAGCATTTTTTCTCTCAAAGTGTGGTTGATTTATCTTGGTAAGGCATCTTGTTTGTTCCTCAATATAGTTAATATTACCCATATACCCAAGCTCACAGTGATAATGTGCTTTTCACTTGACAGGAGCCCTGATGGTTATTCACTTTTTGCATGCTCCTTGGATGGATCTGTCGCCAACTTTCACTTTGAAGCAAAGGAGCTTGGATACAAGTTAAGTGATTCTGAACTGGATGAATTGAAGAGGAGTAGATATGGTGATGTCAGAGGACGACAATCAAATCTGGCTGAAAGCCCTGCACAGTTACTGCTAGAAGAAGCATCAGCAAGGCAATCGGCTAGCAAAAAGGGGACTTCCATTGTCCATCAATTTCAAGCACCCCCAAAAGTTTCTGCAGATGTGCCTTACCCAGCTCCTGTTGTGCAAAGTCAGAAAGCTCCTGAAACTTTACCTGAAGCTGAGAAGAAAACATCAGGTCCTGCTGCTGATGATATGAATAAAGTTACTCGGTTATCTAGTCCAGTGAAGCAGAGGGAATACCGGCGCCCAGATGGCCGGAAAAGAATAATTCCAGAGGCTGTTGGATTTCCTTCCAACCAGGATAACATACCCAGCCGTTCTCAGAACCAGGCTATGGATTTTTCATCCCTAGATCAGAGAATGAATGGGATAAGACCATCTTATGGTGGTAACAGTAACTGTAACAACTCTGGAGTTAAGGATCGCTCTGGTGTTACAGCAAGGGCGAACATTACAGAGAGTCTTGTTATTCAAAAAGCTTCAACCAGTGCTGGCAGTGATGGAATGTTGAGTGTAGAACGCACTGGATCTGTTGTTCCAGGCTCTTTGACCTGCCCCGCACTTTCAATACATGTGTTAGATAAGAAAGACAATGAGGATTCCTTGCCAGTCTGCCTTGAAGCAAAGCCTGTAGAACGCGCTGCAGGTGATATGATTGGTGTCAGTGGTGCCTTTTCAACAAAAGAAACTGAGATAAGGTGTACAAGAGGAACAGAAACTCTTTGGTTGGATCGTATATCTGCAAAGGTTACTGTCTTGGCAGGCAATGCAAATTTCTGGGCTGTTGGCTGTGAAGATGGTTACCTGCAGGTGAGTAATGTTTTCTTATCTGAATTTCTTatggattgatttttttttttaaatggatGCTACCGCCCCTCCTTTTTTTTAAGGCGCGCACACAACTGCAGATTTGAACTTTTAAGTGTTGAGTAACAGTTACTCCAAGAACTTGTAGATTATACCATGCAAATTAAGTATGATTTCAAATTTCATGGTCGTAAACATTATAATATATATGAGATATTGACGGTCAAAGTGTGGCAGTGGACTCCACACCGGGTCAAACTGCTCCTTTATTTTTTGAAAATGAGGGAGTACTATGTAACCCCAGTCAATTATTATTGGAATAGGTTTTTGTGTTCTCACAATCAATTGCTCTTAATTAACTAGGTTTACACAAAATGTGGAAGACGAGCAATGCCGGCAATGATGATGGGATCCGCAGCCGTTTTTATAGACTGTGACGACTGTTGGAAATTGCTTCTTGTCACAAGAAGAGGTCTAATGTACATATGGGACCTCTATAACAGGACCTGCATTTTGCAGGACTCATTGGCTTCTTTGGTTGCATCTCCAGATGAGTCGTCAGCAAATCATGCTGGTAACTATTTGTACATATAGTCTTCAGTTCTGCATACAGCCTGAGATGGCTATTCTGAACTTTGCTGCATCTAAGTGTTTGCTGAAATGGTTGGTGCTTACTAGTTATCTTTGCCTTGTTGACAGGTGCAGTAAAGGTTATATCTGCTAAATTCTCAAGATGTGGTTTTCCCTTAGTTGTCCTTGCCAGTCGCCATGCTTTTCTTTTTGACATGAGCATGAAGTGCTGGTTAAGGATTGCCGATGATTATTTTCCAGCATCAAATTTTGCTAGCTCATTTAGTTCCCCCCAAGGTGGAGAGCTGGGCAAGTTGCAGATTGATCTAGGCAAGTTCATGGCTAGAAAGCCTATATGGAGCAGGTTTGCATACCGCTTTGATTGCTTTAGTATTTATGAACACTTGAAATTATGTCTATGGCATGCTGATGTACTACATATCAGAGTTTGCTCTAAACATACTGATGTGGGAGTTTCTGTTTCAGGGTTACAGATGATGGTTTGCAGACACGTGCCCATTTAGAGACCCAGTTGGCAGCTTCTTTGGCTTTGAAGTCACCACAGGAGTATCGCCAATGCCTTCTATCCTACATACGGTTTCTGGCAAGGTTAGTGGGGGATCAGCTGTGTCTGTTGAACTGACCAACAAAATATGTCAATATCTTTGTCTGATGGAAATTACTTGGTGATGATTTACTGGCACATTtatttaattttatttatttttcttgttTATATGCAGAGAAGCAGACGAATCTCGTTTACGTGAGGTTTGTGAGAACTTCCTAGGTCCTCCGATGGGCATGCTTGGATCTGCATCATCTACGGAACCCAAAAATCCATCGTGGGATCCTGATGTTCTCGTAAGTCTCTCTTTCCCTCGCCATGTGCATACTA belongs to Miscanthus floridulus cultivar M001 chromosome 4, ASM1932011v1, whole genome shotgun sequence and includes:
- the LOC136551466 gene encoding protein HIRA-like isoform X1, translating into MITEKPSWIRHEGLQIFSIDIQPGGLRFATGGGDQKVRIWSMKSVDKNNANNDSSQGLLATMRDHFGSVNCVRWARHGRYLASGSDDQVILIHERKAGSGTSEFGSGEPPDVENWKVVMTLRGHTADVVDLNWSPDDSTLASGSLDNTVHIWNMTNGMCTAVLRGHSSLVKGVTWDPIGSFIASQSDDKTVIIWRTSDWSLAHKTEGHWEKSLGSTFFRRLAWSPCGHFITTTHGFQKPRHSAPVLERGEWSATFDFLGHNAPIVAVKFNNSMFRKNFLNGQDTKAAPAGWANGTSKTSSKEQQPYNVIAIGSQDRTITVWTTVSARPLFVAKHFFSQSVVDLSWSPDGYSLFACSLDGSVANFHFEAKELGYKLSDSELDELKRSRYGDVRGRQSNLAESPAQLLLEEASARQSASKKGTSIVHQFQAPPKVSADVPYPAPVVQSQKAPETLPEAEKKTSGPAADDMNKVTRLSSPVKQREYRRPDGRKRIIPEAVGFPSNQDNIPSRSQNQAMDFSSLDQRMNGIRPSYGGNSNCNNSGVKDRSGVTARANITESLVIQKASTSAGSDGMLSVERTGSVVPGSLTCPALSIHVLDKKDNEDSLPVCLEAKPVERAAGDMIGVSGAFSTKETEIRCTRGTETLWLDRISAKVTVLAGNANFWAVGCEDGYLQVYTKCGRRAMPAMMMGSAAVFIDCDDCWKLLLVTRRGLMYIWDLYNRTCILQDSLASLVASPDESSANHAGAVKVISAKFSRCGFPLVVLASRHAFLFDMSMKCWLRIADDYFPASNFASSFSSPQGGELGKLQIDLGKFMARKPIWSRVTDDGLQTRAHLETQLAASLALKSPQEYRQCLLSYIRFLAREADESRLREVCENFLGPPMGMLGSASSTEPKNPSWDPDVLGMKKHKLLREDILPSMASNRKVQRLLNEFMDLLSEYEAAKSKVDPIDVTPAPQPAARSQ
- the LOC136551466 gene encoding protein HIRA-like isoform X2 gives rise to the protein MTNGMCTAVLRGHSSLVKGVTWDPIGSFIASQSDDKTVIIWRTSDWSLAHKTEGHWEKSLGSTFFRRLAWSPCGHFITTTHGFQKPRHSAPVLERGEWSATFDFLGHNAPIVAVKFNNSMFRKNFLNGQDTKAAPAGWANGTSKTSSKEQQPYNVIAIGSQDRTITVWTTVSARPLFVAKHFFSQSVVDLSWSPDGYSLFACSLDGSVANFHFEAKELGYKLSDSELDELKRSRYGDVRGRQSNLAESPAQLLLEEASARQSASKKGTSIVHQFQAPPKVSADVPYPAPVVQSQKAPETLPEAEKKTSGPAADDMNKVTRLSSPVKQREYRRPDGRKRIIPEAVGFPSNQDNIPSRSQNQAMDFSSLDQRMNGIRPSYGGNSNCNNSGVKDRSGVTARANITESLVIQKASTSAGSDGMLSVERTGSVVPGSLTCPALSIHVLDKKDNEDSLPVCLEAKPVERAAGDMIGVSGAFSTKETEIRCTRGTETLWLDRISAKVTVLAGNANFWAVGCEDGYLQVYTKCGRRAMPAMMMGSAAVFIDCDDCWKLLLVTRRGLMYIWDLYNRTCILQDSLASLVASPDESSANHAGAVKVISAKFSRCGFPLVVLASRHAFLFDMSMKCWLRIADDYFPASNFASSFSSPQGGELGKLQIDLGKFMARKPIWSRVTDDGLQTRAHLETQLAASLALKSPQEYRQCLLSYIRFLAREADESRLREVCENFLGPPMGMLGSASSTEPKNPSWDPDVLGMKKHKLLREDILPSMASNRKVQRLLNEFMDLLSEYEAAKSKVDPIDVTPAPQPAARSQ